The DNA segment GAGATGGGACTGGGGAGTGAATGAAAATGGGTACAAAGGATCTTTTTTGTGGGTGTCAAGAACATTCTAAAATTGGATATGGTGATGTCATGCAATGTTGTAAATTTACCAAAAAGTATTAAGGGAAAACCGTAGCAAAGTAAAGGGTgcaaaataggggcgcctaggtggctcagttggttaagcgtctgccttcagctcaggtcatgatctcggggtcctgggatcaagccccgtgttggactcctcaatgagcagggagtctgcttgtccccccccaacttgtgctctgtctctctctcagataaagaaataaaatcttaccaaaaaaaattttttaagaagggCCCAAAATAACCAAGGCATTTATGAAGAACAGCATTAAACTATCAAACTATATAAAATCCAGTAAAGTTCCAGTAATTGAGACAGagtattagagaaagagagaaatgaagcagaaaagataccccagaaatcaatctTTGTTTGAAGGAAACATATGTAATAGAGGGAGCAGGCATTACAGACCagtggggaaagggcagtctTTTCAGTTGAGGTGCAGGGAGGCTGCTTATCTGTatatggaaagaggaaaaattagGTCCCTACCACATACCATTCAAAAAGAAGTCAATTAGTCTTAATTCTTTTCTCCTTATAGCCGCAACCACCCTCTTTTTCATGTAATTCAGCAGTTCCTCCCATGTGGAAAGTATAAGTAGAGTGTACTTCCCTACTTCTTGACTTTGGGCTTGGCTGTGTAACTTACTTAGGCCAATGGGTTGTGAGTAAATGTGATGCAAACAGCCTTGAGCTTCTGTCAATGCCACGAGAGGAACACATCCCAGTTAGCCCACTGGTCCCAGGAGGAGACTGAGACCAACGTGGAGCAGAACCATCCTAGTCAACCTGTTTCATGAAGCAGAGCCAACCCAGCCAAAGCCAGCCCAGACAGGCCCGGACTACTGCCAGCCAATCTGCAGAtgcatggaaaaagaaatgtttatttttatatgctagTGAGAGGCTTTTGGTTGTTAACACCATTATGGTGTTAACTGATACATTTTCCAaaggagtaaaaaataaatgtaaaaagcaaaactCCAAAACTTAAGATTGCCAAAAGAAGTAATTCTGCTCATTGAGGCACTTCAGAAAAACGGAAAAGACAGCCCACAAAATGGGAGACCTGCCACACATACCTCATAAAGGATTATATCAGGAATAcataaaatcaatttataaagAATGATCAGCCCAAAAAGAAACATAGGCAAAAAACACTAACAGGGATTTCACcaaaaatgaaactcaaagcTAGTAAGCGTAAGAAAAGATGCtgaatttcatgaaaaaaaagcTATGTGACATCACTTTTATGCCCAATAAACTGAAAATCTTGACAATACAAAGTATCGGCAAGTATAGAGCAACAAGAGTTCTTTTACACAGTCCGTGGGAGTATAAACTGTTCTAACTACTTTAGAAAAGATTGGTATTATCTTAAATTTTAAGATGATACAATTCTACTCCCTGGTTTATATCCAGAATAACTCACACACATTTACATCAAAAGACATATATAACTATTTATAatacttcatatttaaaaaattgaaaataacctaaatgttcatcagtagaatgactaaataaattttgacatattCATAGAATGAAATGctatataaaagtataaattaataaGTAAGAGCTATGTGCATCTACATGTACAAATCTTAGAAGCATAAtgttgaggggtacctgggtggctcagtcggttcagtgtcttactcttttttttttttttaagatttttttatttattgagagacagagagaatgagagagaaagcacatgagatggggggagggtcagagggagaagcagactccctgctgagcagggagcccgatgcgggactcgatccagggactccaggatcatgacctgagccgaaggcagtcgcttaaccaactgagccacccaggcgccccagtgtctTACTCTtgctttcacctcaggtcatgatctcagggtcatgagatcaagccctgcatcgggctccacactgggcatggagcctgcttggattctctccctctccctctgcctctctcccctgctcgcTTGCTCgcactctccctcttccccaaaaGAAgtataatgttgagtgaaaacaGCAAGTCACCAATAAGTACACagaatatttattgtttaaataaaatccaaactgtttaaataaaatccaaacacaaGCAAAACTAAATACACTATTTAGTGCATCATACACATTTGGTAAatctacaaagaaacaaaagagaataaaaatacaaaagagatgtaatgtatggtgattaacataacaataaaaaaattaaaaaaaatacaaaagatagtGACAAACCAAGAGAGGGAAGCAGGTCCAAGGAGACGGacatatatatctatgtatgtgtatcaaatattttttaattttttagcgggggaagataaaaagatttctattttagaaaatggaaaagtcCTATGTTTCCAAGCCAACTTCTAGAGATGtttctgagagaaaaaagaaatgtgctaagagctaattttaccttttttatgccttttattttcatgatGACTTCTTTTCAGTATCCAAAAcctaatatgaaaaaaaaagatcacacaATCATTTTTATGTATCAATGTCTAATTCAGGTACATCATAATGCTCTTGTAATTGTCTAGTGAGTCCAATACTATTTATCCTAGTAATCATCTAATATTTACTATAAGGGCTGAAAGATGACTTTTACACCTatctttttccatatatatttcatactaataacaaaataattggTATGACTTTAATTCCAGGGTAAGCCTTCAATTTTACAACCtaaaaatacccagaaataagCACCTTTGATTTTCTAGTATTCGCATACACTCAAGAGAACTTTCTGCCACAAGATGATATGGCTTGGTTCCAggagaatcttttatttttgcttatatttcaatttaattttgaagacactggggcgcctgggtggctcagtcattgagcgtctgccttcggctcggggcagggtcctgggatcgagccccgcatcgggctccctgctctgcagggggcctgcttctccctctcccactccccctgcttgtgttccctctctcgctgtgtctctctctgtcaaataaataaaatcttaaaaaaaaaaatgtttaaaaaaattttgaagacaCTAATTCCAACTAACATATAGGAAACGAAAGAATATAAATGactattatttttcaattatctAATCCTcattgaaagaatatttgaagaaaactttttttttaagattttatttgagagagagagcaagcacgaggggaggtgggcagagggagagggagaagcaggctccccgctgagcaggggcttgatgcagggctcgattccaagactctgggatcatgacaagccaaaggcagatgcctaaccaactgagccacccaggcaccccgtgaagAAAACTTTTGAAATAACTACTTGAGTATGTTTTGATGTAACTCTAAAAATATTTGCCATCCAAAGATTCTTAGCTTTCCTTCTAAGAGTGTAACAAGAGTACTAGTTCTTCTATTTACTGTTTTCCTTTGGTTAGCTTGGCTACTAAGGTTGCTAACACACTGAAGGTTTGAAGAACATTCCAATTTATACCTATTgcttgggacatctgggtggctcagtcggttaagcgtctgccttcagctcaagtcatgcagggattgagccctgcgtcgggctccttgctcagcaaggagtctgtttgtccctctccctctgcccacccccactccccctccacccccaccctgctgcttcatgctctctctcactttccctctctcctctcaaataaataaaaacagtctttaaaaaaaatatatttatacctaTTGCTTGTATAAGTATAAACTGGAATGTTTTCACCAGCAATAAGTACAAATTTTCCTTTAAgctacaaaaaatatatacaaatgaataataattttctaaatggaATTAAATTCTAAGACTGTCAGTCCTAATATATCCCATATGGTAACCTTAAAAAACAGtgtgttttcaaaattcttaCCCTTAgttcaaatatattctttaaaaaagaaaaacaaaaattaaaattgtactTACTCTGGCCAACAATTCTTGTGTTTCAGGAGTCAGTGGAGAATGTGAAAACTTGCAATATTCACCCTGATAACATTTTGTTCCTGTATGGTAAAACTTGCAAGGATATTCATGTAATCCAAATGTTAAGGAAGAGAACAACTTTAAtccaataatttattaatttactgaCTTTATTTTCCCTATATAAAGGTCTTTCCTAATAGCAGAAACACTaaattctctatttaaaatatgAGACAATAGATTATTAACTGAATTATATGAAACATctataattatataaatcaaGTTGAATGGCTATCATAGGATACTTTTCCTTCAtatccatttttataataaactacaGGCATATTTCACTGATACAAGAAAAGGATGTGCATTTTAAATACATCAagaaatgtgattatttttaaagcattcttttgGCGTGGGGGAATTAAAGTCAGTAACGATAGGTCTTACAAATCTGAAGCCTTCAGATATAAGGCCGTTTAAAATAGGATCAATTTAAACAACTTCAATATTATTCTCTAGGAAAAAACTCTCAAGTTAGAATTTCAGATTCCTTCTACTGAATCACTGAAGGAAAACAACTTTTGTGGTGCCCAAAGGTGCTACTACCCTAAAACGTTTATGTTCCATGTTTTTACAACATGTCTATACCATATGCACTGAAGAGTTAGGGTTATTTTCCAAATTAAGGGACAATTAACCTCTATTCAGTacagaatatacagaaaataagtaCTCTCAAATTACGcaattcttgcttctttttttgttttttttaacaaagtagCTTATATGAAGGCACCTacctggctcaatcagtagagcctGCAATTTTTGATCTCGGAATTttaagtttgagtcccacactgggtgtagagattacttaaaaataaaatcatttaggggtgcctgggtggctcagtcgttaagcatctgccttcagctcaggtcataatcccagggtcctgggatccagccccacatccagctcccggctgagcaggaagcctgcttctccctctcccactccccatgcttgtgttccctctctcgctctgtctctctctctctcaaataaataaaatcttttaaaaataaaaaaataaaaattagggcgcctgcttctccctctgcctctctctctgtctttcaggaataaataaataaataaaatcttaaaaaaaataaaaataaaaaataaaaaaattaaaattaaaaaatcattaaaaaaaacaaaaacaaagtagcTTATATGACTATAGATACAATTAGTTAATGTCACAGCAGAAATTCTGACAGTCTTTCTGGGGACTGAATAGGTCCCTCTCCTGAACCTGCTGCTATAATACCCAGGTGAAGGATCTTCATTTGAGAGAATTACTAAAGAATCCATCTTTTctttcatgggggaaaaaaaaaatctatacaattTAACCACTTTGATATTGAGTTGGGCATGGATAACATAATTTTACCATAGCTAAAACATAGGTTTCAttcaaaattatacatatttaaaatgttcaagtaaatatttagaaaaagtaaaGTTATTATACCTTGTGATAAAGGATATTATGCAAATACAGACAGTTTTCACCTCTGGTACAATATCCTTGTACATAAAATTtacacatttcctttttcttctctatctCTGCATCATGATCAAATTTACACTGGTCTCCCTGGgccaaaaggaagaaggaaaagccatTATTTCTCAAAGTTAAGTCATTCGATTCTTACTAAACTTAAGATAAGCAAATGATTCCAGAAAGTCTTAGAAACACTaaagtataaaacttttttttttaccacaatctAATTCTTAAAGTTATCTTATAACCACACCACACATATCTGCTTAAAATCTTGTTAACTCCTAAACATTTTTAacacaaagcattttttaaaaagtatctctcttaaacataaaagaatatttcaataaagttttcTAGTCAAACCTTTTCTAGAAGGAAACAGTTAAAAAGTGTACAGGTATGCTTttagactatccaatggaaacaGGAGTTGGCTTTAGTACATTTTTGCTATACTTtacattttagtatatttttgctTACAGTTTTTTTATACCTTAATACATTTcctttcaagaaaatatttacaaatttgttTCCCCTTGCGTTCCACTGTATGTTGGTTGATGAATCCCTGACTCATTCTCACATGCTGCTGCTTCTCTTTAGGTTTATCatcctttgaaaacaaaaacaaagaactaaatgagagaaacagaaatttaaatattttattccattacaaaaaattattttaaccacctttaaaacattaaaaagtgacTCTTCTAAATTGGCCTTCATTTGTAAGATTTGAACTTTTGCACATcagttcaaaaataaatattctgccaATTATAACAGCATTCCAGCATTGAATATTAGTGTTTGTGCaatttgaatatttcattgtactttgcccttatttttaaaaactggataaaaaaattttttaaatgaaagtgcTACTACTTGTGATAAAAACCAAAGTCTAGGAATGAGGCTCTTGAGAACAACAGAGACAAAACTGGAAACCATAAGGTGAACCAAAAGCAGCGTGCTCCTTAATTTCAATGAGATGCTCACTGAGTGAGAGCAGGGAATAATAACCAGCTCAAGTTAACAAACATAACTACAAATACAACCTCAAAGATGGCaacagatataaaaacaaaaggtgatttttatataaaaacaagagAGGAATTTCCTAATACATTTTAGCTTTTTAGAAACATAAACAATTTTTAGTGTGTTAACTTGTGTACAATTTATAGCTTTTGCACACCAAATTTCTGAATAGTTTTAGGAATTCACTATGTGCAAAGAAGGGACCTGACTACATTTACGTGATCTACTTGGTAATAATGTCAAATCTCCACTTAAACACCATCAAAATTATGTGTCTAATAAAGATGTGTCAGTGTAAATCTTTAGTTTTATTTGACTATGTTATTAAATTCTAACACACACGTTTACAATCCGTTCCTCATGTAAAAGGGCGGTCAGCTGAATAATCATTTGAGTCAATGTAAACCAAATGAATCACAGGGAATACTGACGGGGTCAGGAAATAAAGATCCAGTTGTGGCCTGGCCCTGTGTGACTCCGAGCAGTTACCTGAACCCCCAGGGTTTCAgagtcctcatttgtaaaatatggaagcagggcaagattttatataaatatgcttTAATCTATACTATCTGATCTTTCTAATGTTTTACCTCTCCTAACTCTTGTCTTCTGGACCAAGTCTAACAAAAAAAGTTAGTTTAGAAGCCCTCAGAAAAGCACAGTCCTTACTGTCCTATCTTGAATACATCTACAGACTAAGGAAGAAGAACTTCTacagaacaaaatcaaaataccAGGTGGGTGGGGGTGTTCTGTAAGGTCACTGctcagaaatactcatttttaatttccacaagGACCGCAACAGTAGAAACTCTGTTAAGACTCTGTGACTTCTGAAGAGTTCTCTTGGCCACTTTAtcttctccctgcttcccctgTTTTCCCAGCCGTTGACAGTACAACACTCCAAAATCAAGGGACTTGTGTGCATGCAGTCAGGTAGACAGGTACAACACTAAGGCTTAACACAGGTGCTGGCAGCTAACGGGCGAGAAGGAAGGCAGCGGCGACAGTGACAAAGAAGAACGTGGAGAGCCCACTGATGGTGAGGAGATTTTTCACCATCAGAGAACCCTCGTTTTGTGGCTCGTCACTGAGGTGTAAGATAAAAATTCTGCAGCACACAGGTGTCCTCCTGCATGTCTACACTCTTGTACCTGTTCCTGTGAGCCACTGTTCCGCAGTGAAGCGTTTGATCCTTTCTGTCCAGCGCCAGCCCATTTCcgcttcattttcttctgtttaccATTTTTCTGAACAgctttaaggtttttatttttttgtttaacagCTAAAAACAAGAAAGTTAATTTGATGTGTTTAAATCTTACACACTAAGTgttaaaagtttaatttatgaGAACATGAAGGCACAACAGCAGTTTACTCTAAAGTATACTCTacaggggcgctgggtggctcagtctggtaagcgtccgactcttgcttGCCACAAGTCAGATCCTTCTGGAAGGTTCAGAGTATAATGGAGCTAATTAGGAATTGCCATAGCACTATAGCAGCAAAAGCTTCAAATGTTTAGAATGACCTCACATACTACTGTCAGAATTTCCATTGAAAACACTTTATAAAGGGGAGCCCAGCctactcagtcagtagagcagacAACTCTTGAccctgggttgtgagtttgagccccacgctgagtgtagagattacgttagaaaataaagtaagagtatttaaaaaaacaaaaggcagtaAAACAAGAGGATAAATTTCATCTGTAGTTGTCATCTGTCTTCATATCTATGACTAAGTTTCATTTAAGTAAtctaaaagaacatattttattttagtaatctaaAAGAATATAGAGTCTGACACACCACTGTAGCAGACATTAAGTCAATTCCTCTCTAAACTGACAGCAATACAAACAGGCATATCTTGTCCTTCATATGTGCAGAGGCCAAGAATTTAGCATTCTCCCTTTCAAAGCAGTCATGGCCCTTGATAACCCTCCTGTAAACTATCCATTTGTACATGGAATGtctggattggggtgggggggggtgcacgGAGTGGGCGTCTCAGGCCATGCAAGCTCACATCTGATGTAAAGATCCATGGAAAGCATGATATTACTATGAGATAAAATGCAGGAGAaaatctcccccctccccaaaccccagTCCATATATGGACAACTGTGACTGATTCTCTAGATaaactttaaatgacaaaacAGTTTCCCCCTTACCTTTTTGGGTATCCTTCACTCCctctttcttcactctttcttCAGGAAATGGTAAGGATTGAGCAGCATTTGCCATTTCTTTAGCTTGTATATACTGCTGAAGCTCCTTAGCAAAATTATCTTCTGATTCCTGACTGCAGATATCATTATCACTATATACATCATAGTCCTTACTTCTTGATTTTCTATATTGCAAATTCTTCGGTGATGTTGTAGAGTTCCCAAAGTGCCTGaactaagtaaaaattaaattttcagttttaaaaagctgGCATGATTCAAAACAATCtggttataaaaaagaaataaaaacgcCCAAGAACTGATCTTTGTTGAGGTTGGGTGATGGGTATATGGGGGTTCATATACTATTCTTTCcactcttacatttttaaaattttccagaaataaaaacaaaacaaaaaccaacacaaCATATCCATCCTCGAAAAAAATTTGATGGAAGATTCTGAATTTGTACACTAAATGTCTTTACTAAATTAAAAGAGTAAACCCCCAAATCctaattatttgatatatattgacTGAACTACAGtattataattcatattttatttctctctttgcaTCAACCATGCTTTTAAATGGTTTAATTCAATAACTCATCATTTCATAAAAGAATAAGTAAACTGTAAGGGCCCAAGTGAAAATCCACTATATTAAGCTACATCACAGCTAGCAAAGCCTATTCTTTTTCCTGTAAATCATAGTGTCAGTGGCGCACACTGATGACAAGGAACAAAGAACTTCCCAGTTCTCTGTAATCGAGTTAACTTTACTTTCAGGAGTTTTCTAACTCTGTTGTTGCAGCTCCCCCAAGGCAGCAGAAGCAAACACAGGCACCCACTGGAACAGAAAGCCAGGAATGGCAGCTGTCCCCGAGTCAGCCTGAGATGATCACAGCAGACAACTTAAAGTACTATGTGTACAAGAATTTCCAAGTATTGGTATACATGCCTACACATGGTGACACAAGTGTATCAAGTTGTGTAATTACGGTTAGTATGTctgatacattttaattaaaaggcTTATAAAAAAATGTCCAAGTGCCAAAAGGCTCCTATTTTGATGTCAGGAAGAGATAACACATCTACCATTAAACTGGCCAATGATCCTGCTCCAGAGCATGCTTTGGAGTCTGGTCTCTTA comes from the Zalophus californianus isolate mZalCal1 chromosome 8, mZalCal1.pri.v2, whole genome shotgun sequence genome and includes:
- the ZC3H8 gene encoding zinc finger CCCH domain-containing protein 8, translated to MDFENLFSKPPNPALGKKPATDFDERIDDGIDDTEVEETQEEKIKWEVKLECEQIPKKFRHFGNSTTSPKNLQYRKSRSKDYDVYSDNDICSQESEDNFAKELQQYIQAKEMANAAQSLPFPEERVKKEGVKDTQKAVKQKNKNLKAVQKNGKQKKMKRKWAGAGQKGSNASLRNSGSQEQDDKPKEKQQHVRMSQGFINQHTVERKGKQICKYFLERKCIKGDQCKFDHDAEIEKKKEMCKFYVQGYCTRGENCLYLHNEYPCKFYHTGTKCYQGEYCKFSHSPLTPETQELLARVLDTEKKSS